From a single Brassica oleracea var. oleracea cultivar TO1000 chromosome C5, BOL, whole genome shotgun sequence genomic region:
- the LOC106295138 gene encoding 1-aminocyclopropane-1-carboxylate oxidase homolog 1 — MESSATVAFDRSVQLKAFDETKIGVKGLVDAGISEIPAIFRAPPATITTPKPPSSSQFTIPTIDLQGGADSISRRDLLVEKIGDAAERWGFFQVINHGISLDVQERMKKGVREFHEQDPEVRKGFYSRDPSSKLVYSSNFDLYSSPAANWRDTLGCYTAPDPPRPEDLPAVCGEVMIEYSKEVMKVGKMLFELLSEALGLNTNHLKDMDCTNSLLLLGNYYPPCPQPDLTLGLTKHSDNSFLTVLLQDQVGGLQVLHDQYWVDVPPVPGALVVNVGDLLQLITNGKFISVEHRVLANKAGPRISVGCFFSSYLMANPRVYGPIKELLSEENPPIYRDTTITEYSKFYRSKGFDGTSGLLYLKI, encoded by the exons ATGGAGTCATCGGCCACTGTTGCATTTGATCGTTCAGTTCAGCTAAAAGCTTTCGACGAGACCAAGATCGGCGTGAAAGGCCTTGTCGACGCCGGAATCTCAGAGATTCCCGCCATATTCCGTGCACCTCCGGCTACTATAACAACCCCAAAACCACCTTCTTCGTCGCAGTTCACCATCCCAACAATCGATCTCCAAGGAGGCGCGGACTCGATCTCGCGGCGGGATTTGTTGGTGGAGAAGATCGGAGACGCGGCTGAGAGATGGGGCTTCTTCCAGGTGATCAATCACGGTATCTCGCTAGATGTGCAGGAGAGGATGAAAAAAGGGGTTCGTGAGTTTCACGAGCAAGACCCGGAAGTGAGGAAAGGGTTCTACTCTAGAGATCCGAGTAGTAAGTTGGTTTACAGTAGCAACTTCGATCTGTATAGCTCACCGGCTGCTAACTGGAGGGATACACTCGGTTGTTATACGGCCCCAGATCCTCCTAGACCAGAAGACTTGCCAGCCGTTTGTGG GGAGGTGATGATTGAATACTCAAAGGAAGTAATGAAAGTAGGTAAAATGCTTTTTGAGCTTCTCTCAGAAGCTCTAGGATTAAACACTAATCACCTCAAGGACATGGATTGCACCAACTCATTGCTGCTACTAGGCAATTATTACCCACCATGTCCTCAACCAGACCTTACTTTAGGCTTAACCAAACACTCAGACAACTCTTTTCTCACGGTTCTTCTTCAAGACCAAGTTGGAGGGCTACAAGTTCTCCATGATCAATACTGGGTTGATGTTCCTCCTGTCCCTGGAGCTCTTGTTGTCAACGTTGGAGACCTTCTCCAG CTTATTACAAACGGCAAGTTCATAAGCGTGGAGCATCGGGTTTTGGCTAATAAAGCTGGACCGCGTATCTCAGTGGGGTGCTTCTTCAGTTCGTATTTGATGGCGAATCCTAGAGTTTATGGACCTATCAAAGAGCTTTTGTCTGAAGAAAACCCACCCATATATAGAGACACCACCATTACAGAGTATTCAAAGTTCTACAGATCCAAAGGTTTCGATGGTACCTCTGGATTACTATACCTCAAGATCTAA
- the LOC106295137 gene encoding 1-aminocyclopropane-1-carboxylate oxidase homolog 2-like: protein METTKIGSFDRISELKAFDETKTGVKGLVDAGITQLPRIFHDSPSNLSNPKPPSSDLLHLTTIPTIDLEGRVFEDETKRKNTVDGIRDAAEKWGFFQVINHGVSLDLLERMKDGVRRFNEQAPEVKKQFYSRDFRREFVYTSNFDLYTSSAASWRDTFSCYMAPNPPKPQDLPAICRDVMFEYSKQAMSLGEFLFELISEALGLNRNHLKEIDCSKGLRMLCHYYPPCPEPDLTLGTTKHSDIAFLTVLLPDQIEGLQVLREGYWFDVPHVPGALIINVGDLLQLVTNDKFISSEHRVLANRATKARVSVACFFTTGIRPNPRIYGPIRELVSKDNPPKYREITVMEFAAHRSAKGLDGTSDLLHFKI from the exons ATGGAGACGACCAAGATTGGTTCATTCGATCGTATCAGTGAGCTTAAAGCTTTCGACGAGACGAAGACAGGTGTTAAAGGACTCGTCGACGCAGGAATAACACAGCTTCCACGCATCTTCCACGACTCACCTTCCAACTTATCAAACCCCAAGCCGCCTTCCTCTGACTTGCTACATCTCACGACGATTCCGACGATAGATCTCGAAGGACGAGTCTTCGAGGACGAGACTAAGCGCAAGAATACAGTTGATGGGATTAGAGACGCAGCAGAGAAGTGGGGTTTCTTCCAGGTGATCAACCATGGCGTTTCACTCGATCTTTTGGAAAGGATGAAAGATGGAGTTCGAAGGTTTAACGAGCAAGCCCCTGAAGTGAAGAAACAATTCTACAGCCGAGATTTTAGGAGAGAGTTTGTGTATACAAGTAACTTCGATCTCTACACTTCATCAGCTGCTAGTTGGAGAGACACTTTCTCTTGTTACATGGCTCCAAATCCTCCCAAACCACAAGATCTTCCAGCTATTTGTAG GGATGTAATGTTTGAATACTCAAAGCAAGCGATGAGTTTGGGAGAGTTTCTGTTTGAGCTTATATCAGAAGCTCTAGGGTTGAACCGTAATCACCTCAAGGAGATTGATTGCTCCAAGGGCTTGCGCATGCTTTGCCACTACTACCCACCATGTCCAGAGCCTGACCTAACTTTAGGCACCACTAAACACAGCGACATCGCTTTCCTTACTGTCCTCCTTCCGGATCAGATCGAAGGGCTTCAAGTTCTCCGTGAAGGGTACTGGTTCGATGTTCCTCATGTTCCCGGTGCACTCATCATCAACGTCGGAGACCTTCTGCAG CTTGTAACAAACGACAAGTTCATCAGTTCGGAGCATAGAGTCTTGGCCAACAGAGCTACAAAAGCCAGAGTCTCAGTCGCCTGTTTCTTCACAACCGGCATTAGACCGAATCCTAGAATTTACGGACCAATTAGAGAGCTAGTGTCTAAAGATAACCCTCCAAAGTACAGAGAGATCACAGTTATGGAGTTCGCTGCTCACCGCAGTGCCAAAGGACTTGACGGAACCTCTGATTTGCTCCATTTTAAAATATGA
- the LOC106295139 gene encoding protein JASON, producing MRRLLMKRNLSLLCRFVLRFIKSSACRVMACFLYCFRGRDDRSKKGQDSQNHLSALFRPEEKAEASSSPCLDKERFDLDSIHIDKGLKDEARFLKACGTIPETPIEIRKASQKLTSPQHSGSSHFHSWISSSSALGFHVDESPTPIKACEDVGRPSFTSEQTPSSCVIDVRDNSRITSAFNDADEVESISTAVKGDLDRPARPMLTAGKTKSVRFECDLEQSYSSNSSQNSSSSRKPQMGGKISFALNSPNPTPLKLSDEMQTPGTIYPANMESAGKGRRPRIRSQFVHSVSNLMENASIYKAQDDSHGSLEQAKWQAYKEQIDGETPTSATYGEKVEENSYEKLSKFEASFSPWLNPINKGCNERTPGVNAITPGDRPIIGLVAAHWNEDEETEVSPKWWDGNGIPNTTTKYKEDQKVSWHATPFEVRLEKVLSEEGGQSLFPRRKLEVMEDEEDSDISQAQH from the exons ATGAGACGGCTGCTGATGAAGCGAAACCTAAGTCTATTGTGCAGATTCGTGCTCAGATTTATCAAAAGTTCAGCTTGTAGAGTCATGGCTTGCTTTCTCTACTGCTTCCGCGGCAGAGACGACCGATCCAAA AAAGGTCAGGACTCGCAGAATCATTTATCGGCCTTGTTTCGACCTGAAG AGAAAGCAGAAGCTTCTTCTTCGCCTTGCCTTGACAAAGAAAGATTTGATTTGGACTCTATACATATTGACAAAGGCCTAAAGGATGAG GCGCGGTTTCTTAAAGCTTGCGGCACTATACCGGAGACGCCTATTGAAATTAGGAAAGCGTCACAAAAACTGACTAGTCCTCAACATTCTGGATCTTCCCATTTCCACTCATGGATTTCCAGTAGCTCGGCGCTCGGTTTTCATGTGGATGAATCTCCAACCCCCATCAAAGCTTGTGAAGATGTGGGGAGACCATCATTTACTTCAGAGCAAACACCAAGCAG TTGTGTAATCGATGTGCGTGACAATTCAAGGATCACGTCTGCTTTTAATGATGCTGATGAAGTAGAAAGCATTAGCACTGCAGTCAAGGGTGACTTGGATAGACCTGCCAGGCCAATGCTCACAGCTGGAAAGACAAAGTCGGTGCGGTTTGAATGTGATCTTGAACAGTCTTACTCTTCTAATTCTTCCCAGAATAGCAGCAGTTCAAGAAAACCCCAGATGGGTGGCAAAATTAGTTTTGCACTGAACTCGCCTAATCCAACCCCATTGAAGCTATCTGACGAGATGCAAACTCCCGGAACCATATATCCTGCAAACATGGAATCGGCAGGAAAGGGAAGAAGGCCTAGAATCAGGTCACAGTTTGTGCATTCAGTTTCCAATCTAATGGAGAACGCATCCATATATAAGGCACAGGATGATTCACATGGGAGCCTAGAACAAGCTAAATGGCAGGCTTACAAAGAGCAGATAGATGGTGAAACTCCCACTTCAGCAACTTATGGGGAGAAGGTGGAAGAAAACTCGTATGAGAAACTGTCCAAGTTTGAGGCAAGCTTTTCTCCTTGGCTAAACCCGATCAACAAAGGCTGTAACGAAAGGACACCTGGAGTCAATGCCATAACGCCAGGTGACAGGCCTATCATTGGATTGGTTGCTGCTCACTGGAATGAGGATGAGGAAACTGAGGTTTCACCCAAATGGTGGGATGGGAATGGGATCCCAAATACGACAACCAAATACAAGGAG GATCAGAAAGTGAGTTGGCATGCAACACCATTCGAGGTGAGATTGGAGAAGGTGCTCTCGGAAGAAGGTGGTCAGAGTTTATTCCCTCGAAG GAAACTTGAAGTGATGGAGGATGAAGAAGACTCGGACATATCGCAGGCTCAGCATTGA
- the LOC106292472 gene encoding ATP-dependent RNA helicase DHX36, producing the protein MGKKMNRDQNTELSDSSRIWASKFLKEFRASGRDSHTFDNSLTNDVRGIIHQMCRKMGIRSKSSGKGDQRRLTIFKRAPRPSSVSGSEKKKLKRVSFPPEAEPILQDLFTRYPPCDGDTRATSLGVYTGHFGRQRKWKDDFFGKPQMNKDDVRNKAASLSSRLANDKDFREIFGARTKLPIASFREAITSAVESNQVVLIAGETGCGKTTQVPQYLLDHMWYSKRESCKIICTQPRRISAISVSERISWERGESIGNNVGYKVRLNSKGGRQSSVVFCTNGILLRVLVGKGGGSCVPDITHIIVDEIHERDCYSDFMLAIIRDFLPSNPHLRLILMSATLDAERFSEYFGGCPVVQVPGFTYPVRTFYLEDVLSVLKSEKNHHLISDDSSIPDVKRDIKDEDEVALDEAIEMAWTNDEFEALLDLVSSEGSHEVYNYRQSSTWLTPLMVFAGKGRVNNVCKLLALGADCKLKSKEGMTALELAEKEKQFEAAQIIREHTDNVQSNSQQEQVLLDKYMATINPEEVDVGLIVNLMRKLCRDSEAGAVLVFLPGWEEISKTKERLLANPYFADSAKYNIICLHSRVPVEEQKRVFKRPPQGCRKIVLATNIAESAVTIDDVVYVIDSGRMKEKSYDPYNDVSTLESSWVSKANAKQREGRAGRCQPGICYHLYSKLRAASLPEYRIPEVRRMPVDELCLQVKMLDPSCNVNDFLQKLMDPPVDRSIANALTTLKDIGALTPQEELTELGQKFGQLPVHPRICKMLYFAILVSCLDPALILACAADTKDPFTMPLEPGERRKAVAAKRELASLYGGHSDHLAIVAAFHYWKDAKRNGHSQEFCSQYFVSPNAMKMLDNMRDKLQGELERHGLIPRNDSNCNLNAHDPGILRAVVAVGLYPMVGKMCPPSMNNNRRSLVETITGAKVRVLSLSNMSSREEDEALIVFDEITRGDWDVHIRESTTLRTIPLLLFAGEIAVAPTESCDADKSDDEKDNEEETVGDVMDIDKVGGRPGDKIMHAPENSVKVVVDRWLPFEMTALEIAQIYILRERLVASILFKVKHPQENLPPHLGASMYAIACILSFDGLSKPSVPTVDMEPVASAVDATGLGDDPNTAMGESLFSNLADGNELLDLVTAPTEADSAVKEPEKKRSRSKKHKSANMDSVNMGADLSTASDEAASAVEEPVKKRRRSKKRRSAKNLDLASEQPELKLAKESDLGNMEESLPSNPVNGNELPDTNTVPAEDASAGEEPEKKRSRSSKKRKSAKNLDLGNMEVKETFDLANNGNDQTELKPASKEKEIIPANHTNGNEQPDPQMESASAASEPEKKQSRSKRRKLANSSSSGNNTEENVPSTNNGNELLSSGLTEAA; encoded by the exons ATGGGGAAGAAGATGAATAGAGATCAAAATACAGAACTCTCAGATTCCTCTCGGATTTGGGCCTCCAAGTTCCTCAAGGAGTTTCGCGCCTCCGGGAGAGATT CTCACACATTTGATAACAGTCTCACGAACGACGTACGTGGCATTATCCATCAGATGTGCCGGAAGATGGGTATCCGATCGAAAAGTTCCGG GAAAGGGGATCAAAGGCGTCTTACGATTTTCAAACGTGCACCTCGCCCCTCTTCAGTTTCCGGGAGTGAGAAGAAGAAGCTCAAGCGTGTCTCGTTTCCACCGGAGGCGGAACCTATTCTTCAGGATTTGTTTACTCGCTATCCGCCTTGTGACGGAGATACTAGAGCGACGTCACTGGGCGTATATACTGGACATTTCGGGAGACAACGCAAGTGGAAAGATGACTTCTTTGGCAAACCTCAGATGAACAAAGATGATGTTCGAAACAAGGCGGCGTCTCTGAGTTCTAGATTGGCAAACGACAAAGATTTTCGGGAG ATCTTTGGAGCACGAACCAAGCTTCCCATCGCATCCTTTAGAGAGGCCATCACATCTGCAGTGGAATCTAATCAG GTTGTTCTTATTGCTGGTGAAACTGGTTGTGGCAAAACTACTCAG GTGCCTCAATATCTTCTAGACCATATGTGGTATAGTAAGCGAGAATCTTGCAAAATCATTTGCACCCAACCACGTCGTATCTCAGCTATTTCAG TTTCTGAACGAATTTCTTGGGAAAGAGGTGAATCTATAGGGAACAACGTCGGCTACAAG GTGCGGCTGAACAGCAAAGGTGGAAGACAGTCATCAGTTGTTTTCTGTACGAATGGCATTCTGTTGAGGGTGCTTGTAGGCAAAGGCGGTGGTAGCTGTGTTCCTGATATAACTCACATTATTGTG GATGAAATTCATGAAAGGGATTGCTACTCTGATTTCATGTTGGCCATTATAAG GGACTTCCTTCCTTCAAATCCTCATCTCCGACTG ATTCTAATGAGTGCTACTCTTGATGCCGAGAGGTTTTCTGAATATTTCGGAGGTTGTCCGGTTGTCCAAGTGCCTGGATTCACTTATCCA GTGAGAACCTTTTATCTGGAAGATGTGCTCTCTGTCCTGAAATCAGAGAAGAATCATCATCTAATTTCTGACGACTCGAGCATACCAGATGTCAAGCGTGATATTAAAGATGAAGATGAAGTTGCTTTAGACGAAGCAATTGAAATGGCGTGGACAAATGACGAGTTTGAAGCTCTCTTAGATCTGGTTTCCTCCGAAGGAAGTCATGAGGTTTACAATTACAGGCAATCATCAACCTGGCTAACACCACTTATGGTCTTTGCTGGAAAGGGCAGGGTTAACAATGTCTGTAAGCTCCTCGCACTTGGCGCTGACTGTAAGTTGAAGTCCAAGGAAGGTATGACAGCACTAGAATTGGCCGAAAAAGAGAAGCAATTTGAAGCTGCTCAAATAATCAGGGAACATACCGATAACGTCCAGTCCAATTCTCAGCAAGAACAAGTCTTACTTGATAAGTATATGGCGACAATCAATCCAGAAGAAGTAGACGTGGGTCTTATAGTGAATTTAATGAGGAAATTATGCCGCGACTCAGAAGCTGGTGCCGTTCTTGTTTTTCTACCTGGGTGGGAGGAAATAAGTAAAACGAAAGAGAGATTGCTTGCTAATCCTTATTTTGCAGATAGTGCTAAATACAACATCATATGTCTACACTCAAGGGTTCCGGTAGAGGAACAGAAGAGAGTTTTTAAACGTCCCCCTCAAGGTTGTCGCAAAATCGTGCTTGCAACAAATATTGCTGAATCAGCAGTCACTATCGATGATGTGGTTTATGTGATAGATAGTGGGCGGATGAAGGAAAAGAGCTATGATCCTTATAATGACGTGTCAACGCTAGAATCTTCTTGGGTTTCAAAAGCGAATGCAAAACAGCGGGAGGGTCGAGCAGGCCGGTGCCAACCTGGAATTTGTTATCATCTCTATTCTAAACTTCGGGCAGCCTCTTTACCTGAATATAGAATCCCTGAAGTTAGGAGGATGCCAGTAGATGAACTCTGCTTGCAG GTTAAGATGCTGGATCCGAGTTGCAATGTAAATGATTTCCTCCAGAAATTGATGGACCCGCCTGTTGATCGAAGCATTGCAAATGCCTTAACCACCCTTAAAGACATTGGAGCATTGACACCACAAGAAGAGCTGACAGAACTTGGACAGAAATTTGGCCAGCTTCCAGTTCATCCTCGGATTTGCAAGATGCTTTATTTTGCCATATTAGTGAGTTGTCTGGACCCAGCACTTATTCTGGCATGTGCAGCCGACACCAAGGATCCATTTACCATGCCCTTGGAGCCGGGAGAAAGAAGAAAAGCTGTTGCCGCAAAACGTGAACTTGCGTCGCTTTATGGAGGCCACAGTGACCACCTTGCAATTGTTGCGGCTTTTCATTATTGGAAAGATGCAAAAAGAAATGGTCATTCTCAGGAGTTCTGTTCTCAGTACTTCGTCTCTCCAAATGCCATGAAGATGCTGGATAATATGCGTGACAAGCTTCAGGGGGAACTTGAAAGACATGGGCTCATTCCTAGAAATGACTCGAACTGTAATCTGAATGCTCACGATCCAGGCATTCTCCGTGCTGTTGTAGCAGTGGGATTGTACCCTATGGTGGGAAAAATGTGCCCACCTTCCATGAATAATAATAGAAGGTCACTAGTAGAGACCATTACGGGAGCCAAAGTTCGTGTGCTATCGCTTTCAAACATGTCCTCTAGGGAGGAGGATGAAGCTTTAATTGTTTTTGATGAGATCACTCGAGGAGATTGGGACGTGCACATAAGAGAAAGCACTACTCTTCGCACTATACCGTTGTTACTGTTTGCGGGAGAGATAGCTGTGGCTCCTACAGAGAGCTGTGATGCTGATAAGAGTGATGACGAGAAAGACAACGAAGAAGAAACTGTAGGAGATGTGATGGACATAGACAAAGTAGGTGGTAGGCCTGGAGATAAAATAATGCATGCACCGGAAAATTCAGTCAAGGTGGTAGTGGATCGGTGGCTGCCTTTCGAGATGACAGCTCTTGAAATTGCTCAAATTTACATCTTGAGAGAGCGACTAGTGGCATCCATTTTGTTCAAG GTAAAACATCCACAAGAAAATTTGCCGCCTCATCTCGGAGCTTCTATGTACGCAATAGCTTGTATTCTCTCATTTGATGGCCTCTCAAAACCTTCAGTTCCAACTGTTGATATGGAGCCTGTTGCTTCAGCGGTAGATGCAACAGGTCTCGGAGATGACCCAAACACTGCAATGGGAGAGAGCTTGTTTTCCAATCTCGCTGATGGGAATGAGCTACTTGACCTAGTCACTGCTCCGACAGAAGCTGATTCAGCAGTTAAAGAACCAGAGAAGAAGAGATCAAGGTCCAAAAAGCACAAATCAGCCAACATGGATTCGGTGAACATGGGAGCTGATTTAAGCACTGCTTCGGATGAAGCTGCTTCAGCAGTTGAGGAACCAGTGAAGAAGCGACGGAGGTCCAAAAAGCGGAGATCAGCCAAAAATTTGGATTTGGCTAGTGAGCAACCAGAGCTTAAGCTGGCCAAGGAATCGGATTTGGGTAACATGGAAGAGAGCTTGCCTTCCAATCCTGTTAATGGAAATGAGCTGCCTGACACAAACACTGTTCCGGCTGAAGATGCTTCAGCAGGTGAAGAACCAGAGAAGAAGCGATCAAGAAGTTCCAAAAAGCGAAAATCAGCCAAGAACTTGGATTTGGGGAACATGGAAGTGAAAGAGACTTTTGATCTAGCTAATAATGGGAATGATCA